Sequence from the Methanosphaera cuniculi genome:
ATCTTCTAACACTTTTGCATATGGTGTTCCTTCAAGAGCTACAATTAAATCTTGAACAGAATCTGCTTCGATGAGTTTTGATAAATCATCTTTTAAGCTTCCATATGGAACTAACAGTTCACGAGTTTCTTCTTCATTTAATTTTGCTTCTTTTGCAATTAGAATACTTTTAATATTTTTAATATCCCATTGGTGAAGCATTACATCAAATGTTGGTTTAAGATCATTAGGTGCTATCTTATCTAGTAAATCATATGTCTCTGCAAGATTTACATCTAATGCTTGTTCTATTGGATATTTATCAACTAATCCTGCGAAGTCTTTGTAACCTCTTAGGTAGTTTTTAAATTCTTGAAGATTGTCTGTTTCTGTTAATTCTGTTAATTGTTTTTCTTTGAAAATTTTACCAATTTTTGCTCTTACCCGTGAGTTAGGATAAGTATATGGGTAATATTCCATTAAAGGTCTAAATGTTATTACTACTATAATTGCCCCTATTATGGCAAGTACAATAACTAATAATGCTAGGAATGACTCAATAGAAGAGAATCCGAAAGATGTTATTATTCCTGTAATGGTTTCTTCCATTTAATCTCCTCCATTAATTTATCTGAATAGTTTTTTAGCAACCTCTGATCTTAAGTATTTTCTATATCTTAGCATACGTGCTTCAATAGTATTTTTAACTTCAATATCACCATCAATGGTACTTACTACAGCTCCACCAATAATTGCTATTGGAGATCCTATAATAAATGAAGTTTTTTGACCAGTTTGTTCTGAAACAGTTTCAGATATTTCGTCAATCATGTTGTTTACATTATCAATATCGTCTGCTCTGACGAAAATTTCAAGTTGACTGCTGCCTATTTCTACTGCTGCATCAATAATCATATTTTTTAATGCTTCTACGTAGTTTGCAGCATTTTCAGATGCTAATTTTTCAATTTTATCTGATGCTATTCTGAAAGCTTTTTCAATTAATTCTTCACGAGATTCTAATTCTTTTCTTCTTGAATTAACTTTTGCTTCTGAAATAATTTG
This genomic interval carries:
- a CDS encoding V-type ATP synthase subunit C is translated as MEETITGIITSFGFSSIESFLALLVIVLAIIGAIIVVITFRPLMEYYPYTYPNSRVRAKIGKIFKEKQLTELTETDNLQEFKNYLRGYKDFAGLVDKYPIEQALDVNLAETYDLLDKIAPNDLKPTFDVMLHQWDIKNIKSILIAKEAKLNEEETRELLVPYGSLKDDLSKLIEADSVQDLIVALEGTPYAKVLEDALPDFNENKTLLTLESALDNYYYHRLLEKSANQSDENTRMLHSYVGTQVDIAAIKIILRAKADGLSYDQIKPYVIKRGYELRAWKLKEFMESEDMTSLLSSIESSEYGKVIIDAIPKYNQEGSITVFDEALDAYERKMADNMFKKRPFGVGPIIGFLYKKETEIKNLKIIARSKKGLAIPSSEIKEMLL
- a CDS encoding V-type proton ATPase subunit E, whose product is MSVGADKIIEHIKADAQLKSDEIISKATVDSDKILADGEVQALAERDSIIDAAHKQADMKYQQIISEAKVNSRRKELESREELIEKAFRIASDKIEKLASENAANYVEALKNMIIDAAVEIGSSQLEIFVRADDIDNVNNMIDEISETVSEQTGQKTSFIIGSPIAIIGGAVVSTIDGDIEVKNTIEARMLRYRKYLRSEVAKKLFR